A region of Natribaculum luteum DNA encodes the following proteins:
- the gcvT gene encoding glycine cleavage system aminomethyltransferase GcvT has product MPLQTPPLRGLHDERGAKFTEFGGWDMPVEFDSIREEHVAVREAAGIFDVSHMGEIHVTGPDATTLLQRLTSNDVTQLEVGDSQYATITDEEGIIVDDTIVYRLPDEDGEETYLFVPNAGNDEAMHERWVDHRNEWDLEATVDNRTDEYAMFAVQGPEAANLVGDAVEESILDLRRFEARYVTIDGVECWAARTGYTGEDGFEFIVPWGEAETVWSTFDCQPCGLGARDTLRIEAGYLLAGQDFDYESDPRNPYEAGLGFTVKLDTEFVGRDALEQAREEGVEEKLVGFRLIDRGVPRHGYDITNTDGLVVGSVTSGTMSPTLEASIGMGYVPVEYAEPGTTLQVVVRGQSKKARVETTPFVDTV; this is encoded by the coding sequence ATGCCGCTTCAGACGCCGCCGTTACGTGGGTTACACGACGAGCGCGGGGCGAAGTTCACCGAGTTCGGTGGCTGGGACATGCCCGTCGAGTTCGATTCGATCCGCGAGGAGCACGTTGCCGTCCGCGAGGCGGCCGGCATCTTCGACGTCTCGCACATGGGCGAGATTCACGTCACCGGGCCGGACGCGACGACGCTGCTGCAACGACTCACGTCCAACGACGTGACGCAACTCGAGGTCGGTGACTCCCAGTACGCCACGATCACCGACGAGGAGGGGATCATCGTCGACGACACCATCGTCTACCGACTCCCCGACGAGGACGGCGAGGAGACGTACCTGTTCGTGCCAAACGCCGGCAACGACGAGGCGATGCACGAACGCTGGGTCGACCATCGAAACGAGTGGGACCTCGAGGCGACCGTCGACAACCGGACCGACGAGTACGCGATGTTCGCGGTCCAGGGCCCGGAGGCGGCAAACCTCGTCGGCGACGCCGTCGAGGAGTCGATCCTCGACCTCCGACGGTTCGAGGCGCGGTACGTCACGATCGACGGCGTCGAGTGCTGGGCGGCCAGAACCGGCTACACTGGCGAGGACGGCTTCGAGTTTATCGTTCCGTGGGGCGAGGCCGAGACGGTCTGGTCGACGTTCGACTGCCAGCCGTGTGGACTCGGCGCGCGGGACACGCTCCGGATCGAGGCCGGCTACCTGCTGGCCGGCCAGGATTTCGACTACGAGTCCGATCCGCGAAATCCCTACGAGGCGGGACTCGGCTTCACCGTCAAACTCGACACGGAGTTCGTGGGCCGAGACGCTTTAGAGCAGGCCCGTGAGGAGGGCGTCGAGGAGAAACTCGTCGGCTTCCGGCTCATCGACCGCGGCGTCCCCCGTCACGGCTACGACATCACGAACACCGACGGCCTGGTCGTCGGTTCCGTCACGAGCGGGACGATGAGTCCGACGCTCGAGGCGTCGATCGGCATGGGCTACGTCCCCGTCGAGTACGCAGAGCCCGGCACGACGCTGCAAGTCGTCGTCCGCGGCCAGTCGAAAAAGGCAAGAGTTGAAACCACACCCTTCGTCGACACAGTATAA
- the gcvH gene encoding glycine cleavage system protein GcvH, with protein sequence MSFETPDDRRYLESHEWALETDGVVRVGISDFAQDELGDVVFVELPDEGDDVTQEAAFGVVESIKAVSDLYAPVSGEVVAINDDLFDAPERVNDDPFGDGWMLEIDPDDESELEDLLTADEYEDQIA encoded by the coding sequence ATGAGCTTCGAGACACCAGACGACCGGCGGTACCTGGAATCACACGAGTGGGCACTCGAAACAGACGGCGTCGTTCGCGTCGGCATCTCCGACTTCGCACAGGACGAACTCGGTGACGTCGTCTTCGTCGAACTTCCCGACGAGGGCGACGACGTGACACAGGAAGCGGCATTCGGCGTAGTCGAATCGATCAAGGCGGTCTCCGACCTCTATGCGCCCGTCAGCGGCGAGGTCGTCGCGATCAACGACGACCTGTTCGACGCGCCCGAGCGCGTCAACGACGACCCGTTCGGCGACGGCTGGATGCTCGAGATCGACCCCGACGACGAGTCGGAACTCGAGGACCTGCTCACCGCCGACGAGTACGAAGACCAGATCGCCTAG
- a CDS encoding HAD family hydrolase codes for MSTPSAVLFDLDGTLCTYERPGSEILEAAFDRLGLEPRFEMADFHERYLEFLPASADGFDLYERTFTALCDEHDLDPSLGERLNRAFHDERDPDDLVALEGAHEVLTTFEAEYRLGLVTNGHPELQRHKLRTLAFPDVFETVVFAGYDTPAKPDPEPFRRALTAVETSPAEAVYVGNHPSVDVAGARAAGLRAAWLADADRRPSPRPDYVLESLHELRAPPWRGD; via the coding sequence ATGTCCACGCCGTCCGCCGTCCTCTTCGATCTCGACGGGACGCTCTGTACCTACGAACGGCCGGGATCGGAGATCCTCGAGGCGGCGTTCGACCGCCTCGGCCTCGAGCCACGTTTCGAGATGGCGGACTTCCACGAGCGGTACCTCGAGTTCCTCCCGGCCAGCGCGGACGGGTTCGACCTCTACGAGCGGACGTTTACCGCCCTCTGTGACGAGCACGACCTGGACCCGTCGCTGGGTGAACGTCTCAACCGGGCGTTCCACGACGAACGCGACCCCGACGACCTCGTGGCCCTCGAGGGTGCACACGAGGTGCTCACCACGTTCGAGGCCGAGTATCGACTGGGACTGGTCACGAACGGCCATCCCGAGCTACAGCGGCACAAACTCCGCACGCTCGCGTTCCCCGACGTCTTCGAGACGGTCGTGTTCGCCGGGTACGACACGCCGGCGAAGCCCGACCCCGAACCGTTCCGGCGGGCGCTGACGGCCGTCGAGACGAGCCCCGCGGAGGCGGTGTACGTCGGGAACCATCCCTCGGTCGACGTCGCAGGGGCGAGAGCAGCGGGGCTCCGGGCCGCGTGGCTGGCCGATGCCGATCGCCGTCCGAGTCCTCGTCCGGATTACGTCCTCGAGTCGTTACACGAACTCCGGGCCCCTCCCTGGCGAGGTGACTAG
- a CDS encoding helix-turn-helix domain-containing protein has product MGGRGPKRELAEKIAGEITLSDDPGATLRKWRTDFDVSQTDLAAELEVSSSVISDYESGRRESPGIGVVRRLVEGLLSIDERRGGGRIRQYGRVLSAGFESDVVYDLREYATSMPLSRFYSTIDATEVTSGTTDQISGHTVIDSIEAITRLSSEEFFRLYGQSTNRALVFTGVTRGESPLVALRVVNPTPNAVVLHGLEEDDLWDHARDLARIDGYSLAITTAPLEEMLEKLVTLE; this is encoded by the coding sequence ATGGGAGGACGTGGGCCGAAGCGGGAGCTCGCCGAGAAGATTGCCGGGGAGATCACGCTCAGCGACGATCCAGGAGCGACGCTTCGCAAGTGGCGGACCGACTTCGACGTCTCCCAGACCGACCTCGCCGCCGAACTCGAGGTGTCGTCGTCGGTCATCTCCGACTACGAGAGCGGTCGCAGGGAGAGTCCCGGGATCGGCGTCGTCAGACGACTCGTCGAGGGACTGCTCTCGATCGACGAACGCCGCGGCGGCGGGCGCATTCGCCAGTACGGACGTGTCCTCTCGGCTGGCTTCGAGAGCGACGTCGTCTACGATCTGCGCGAGTACGCCACGTCGATGCCGCTCTCTAGGTTCTACTCGACCATCGACGCGACGGAGGTCACGTCCGGGACCACGGATCAGATCAGCGGCCACACCGTCATCGACAGCATCGAGGCGATCACGCGCCTCTCGAGCGAGGAATTCTTCCGCCTCTACGGGCAGAGCACGAACCGCGCGCTGGTATTTACGGGCGTCACGCGCGGCGAATCACCGCTCGTGGCGCTGCGGGTCGTCAACCCGACCCCGAACGCGGTCGTCCTCCACGGACTCGAGGAGGACGACCTCTGGGACCACGCGAGGGACCTCGCCCGCATCGACGGCTACTCGCTGGCGATCACGACGGCCCCACTCGAGGAGATGCTCGAGAAACTGGTCACGCTCGAGTGA
- a CDS encoding metal-dependent hydrolase: MPSVAVHVAFAGLLGAALLGEEFDPRAILVVMVACAFVDLDTFVGIYVPGTHRAAFHNVFVVTIPGLLLLWDGWLRETSVVRTRFGQYGYRVAWVSLVTVLVAHVSLDAFFNGVNVFWPVHDRFYDFSGRMLLTDQRGLVQTFLELETTADGTPAVSDSAIRGTTGDTHYATGFDPTRGDPEPDTERIFPVASSGELFVVMLASYGTVLYRCLEYYR; encoded by the coding sequence ATGCCATCAGTTGCCGTCCACGTCGCGTTCGCGGGACTGCTGGGGGCCGCGCTGCTCGGCGAGGAGTTCGACCCGAGGGCCATCCTCGTGGTGATGGTGGCCTGTGCGTTCGTCGACCTCGACACGTTCGTCGGCATCTACGTCCCGGGAACGCATCGCGCAGCGTTTCACAACGTCTTCGTGGTGACGATTCCCGGCCTCCTGTTGTTGTGGGACGGTTGGCTCCGCGAGACGTCGGTCGTCCGCACTCGATTCGGACAGTACGGCTACCGCGTCGCCTGGGTGAGCCTCGTGACGGTCCTCGTCGCCCACGTCTCGCTCGACGCCTTCTTCAACGGCGTCAACGTCTTCTGGCCCGTACACGACCGGTTCTACGACTTCTCCGGACGAATGCTGCTTACCGACCAGCGCGGTCTCGTCCAGACGTTCCTCGAACTCGAGACGACCGCAGACGGGACGCCGGCCGTCTCGGACTCGGCGATCCGCGGAACGACCGGCGACACGCACTACGCGACGGGATTCGATCCGACGCGTGGCGATCCGGAACCGGACACCGAACGGATCTTCCCGGTCGCGTCGTCGGGCGAACTGTTCGTCGTCATGCTCGCCAGCTACGGGACGGTGCTGTACCGGTGTCTCGAGTACTACCGGTGA